AGTCATGGCTATTGAATAGTCAGAATCGTAGCTGTCGATGTTCCGAGAGCTCTGAAGAGCTGGTAGAGCTGACATTGTCGCGCGATGAAATTGTGCCAATGGTCCGGTCCTGTACCTAATCAGCTGAGCGTCTGCTCTTCACTGCCTTCGTTCTCCGCGCTGGCGggaccggcatgccttgcgcgccttccTCGGTGGCGTGCCGCTCTTGAAGCCACACGATTTTCGCTCGGCCACTCGGTGAGGTTTCAGTATTGTTTTCGAGCTTTCTTgcttaaataaacaaaaattttaaTTCGCGGACCAATTCGACTATCCCATATGGGTTACattggatgggggggggggggtaaaaaatGTTAACTTGGCATGGCCGAAAAATTGCCGGAGTTGCGTCCTTCAAGCCGCTTGGGCTGGCTATTCTACATCTCAAATATTTAAGGTATGAAAAGCGCACTCTTCATGGAACACCGCTCTCGTTCGAAATTGCCGAGAATTACGAGAGCGACGTCAGTCCTGCCTGAAGAATTTCCTACGTAGGCTCGTATGTGCTGCAATAGTGCTTACTCGAAACGAATGTAGACTAACAGCGACTCTGCTTCAATTTTGTTTTCATATAACATCAGTTTTAATTGCGAACTTGCATTGTACTTACTGTGCTACATGCGGTTGTTGTGACAGACTGCCTCTGTCAAAAGTATACGGGCCACTCCACGACTTCGCCATTTGTGCCGTTTTGCTGTGTGGTGGGTTTCCGTGGCGTTACTGAGACTTCATATCCTCTGGACGCGGTGAGTATACGatagttagttttgtccttcaggACGCTCGAACACATGACCTGCCGTAGGAACTGTCGAAAACGGCCTGTACAGTCAGCGTGGGGTTCGCAGGCAACTGACCTAGCACACATCTGACAGAGAGTGCACAATGTGCTGGCTCGAACTTTCTATCAACAGCGCACGAATGTGATCCGACTTTCATTTATATCTTATTTCATTATTCTTTGTCTGGTAGTGTTTTCTTTGTTTGAGCCAGCCTAACCAAGCTTGAGTACGTATTGCGAAACATCTCACAATAACCGTAATGCGCCGTGCGAacaaatcagataacacaaggttcggcgacaacagactgcggatagaagcatcgataactttccagaaacttcggatacgtgcaggcgcgcaccgcactgtgcgataagatttgttaagcggcgaaacgtggtcgcccaataaatgtaagtacacgtgccaatattctATAATATGTATTGCTGTGTCATAACTTGGTTTCTTACCTTCGTATGCATTACATTCACTGCATTTGTATTTGattttaaagttctttttttttgttctgcatAATACGTTACCTCTCTGACTCAATGCCCTGTCTAAGGTATCGTGAATAAACAAAATTATCAACTAAATATGTGCTCCCCCCCAAAAAAGCTAGCCGGCATCACAATTGATGCCAAACTTCCCCACGCCCACACATAACAAGAAAAGTTAGATCGAAGTATTGAGTTAACCTTCAGATGTTATGAACTGGATGCCTTCATGAAATAACGGCAACGTCTTTAGAGAGTGTAGACAGCCCAGCTTGGTGGGGTATACTCACAATTCTGGCACTATCGGAGCCTCGCTCTCTGCGGCTGCCACGACAGGGGACTGCTCGGCGACGGAGTAAATGTTCGAGATGACCCTGCACGAAGGAAGAGCCGCTTGGTGAACAACGGTGTCCTCCACTGATGGAGCGCGCTGTTATCATCCACACAGAGTACCCGCACGTGGCCAATGTCCATCGCAAACTGTCGCATTCACCTATCCTCTCAAGCACACCTGCATTTCGTGCATGAATTACCTACAGATAGTGCATGAATTACCTACAGATCAGCTCCTAATCGAACAACGATTGCCAATGTTGTAATAACAAACGGAAACGGAGCAACAGGCGGCTATATATGTATTCGCAATAGTGATATATTTTTTCTTAATGCACTTAATGCGCACTTAAGTGTTACAGAACGTCATGCACCGCTTGTGAAGTTTTCGTTTTTGCTgtggtaatcttttttttttctttcgaatagTTCTGGGCACTTACGGCGCTTTCGCTCGTGATTTATAAATGAAATGGAACAGCAGCAAGTTCTTGCTTCCACGTGGTCTACTGACTAAATCAAAATAAATGGTGCCCAGAAAACGGTGGTCATGACGTATTTCGTGATTCGTGATCACTCCCGGCATGCCTTTGAGATTGGTACCTTTTACTAACAGCGAACCGTTGCTGGAGCGTCGATTTTAAACGCCACTTATTCTCATAGTTGCTCAATATAAACGATCATTTTTCCACACTCCAAATACTCGACATTTTATAATAAATTCTAAGTTCCCCAGGCTATAGTATAGGCTAGCACTTATCGACACAACACTTTCGGCAACATTGATGAGTGTTGAATAGAAAACCGATGTGTTGCGCAACAAATTTTGACGATGTAGTTCGCTATAAATTTGGGCTATGAGCAGAATTTCCTGCCACGTGGATGCGTCGTTTAAGTGGGGCTCTGATTCCACTCTGAATTGAAGTTATTGAAGCTCCGTTATTTAGCGAACATCACATGAAGCGATGTCACTCGGACCAGTTTCCGGCGCTTTGACTCGGCGTCGCTTAGACGATTGGAGCGGCTGATCTTACGTAAGTCCCTCAATGAAAATTACGGCAGAATCCGTCTTCGACGATTATCTAAGtctacacacagcacttttgaaaGTAAACGACGCAAATGCGCACGTGTTGTGTGTTCGACGAACGTACAAGTGCCCGCCCTTCGAGTGCCGGTCTTCCGATCCGTGCCGCTTGGTCTCGGCGGTCTGTTCGGCGGCCGCCCGCTTGGCGCGTCGTTGTTGTTCGGCCGCTCGTCGCTTCTCCTCTTTCTCGAGCAGCCTGGCGAGGCGCAGCTCCTCGGCCGCACGCTGAATCTCTCGCACCTCGCGCTCTCGGGCCGCGCGTATCCGCTTCCTCTCTTCCCTCGCAGCCCTCGCCGCTTCGGTACGCGTCGCATACCTCTGTCGCCTCTGCAGGGCCTTGGCACGCTTACGCTCCTCTTCCGTTTGATACTTTCGCGGGGGCATTGCGTCTGCGAGTAGCCTTCCTGCGCGCAAACCCGAGCGTACTACCAAGCGCTACCAAGCCACGTTGGGCGCGCAGCTGGACAGGCGAGTGCAGCAAGGAGGACAGAGAGCGAGCGACCGCACGGGGGCGCCCATGCATCGGCGACAAAGGCGACAAACTCTGCGACCTTGGCTTGAGTTTAACAGAGTGGCCCAAGCGGCGCGCGAATACACAGGGGAGCGTGGCGCTTTTCCGGTGAGCAACCGCCAGAGGCGCTGCTGTGAGAGACCCGACGGTTGCCTCCGCTCGGTGAAGCGGCGAGCGTCTGCTACGCGCTTGATGTTTTGACAATTATCCACTAATGTGATGATGCAGGTCCTTTTTAAAATTGACACCCCTGcacaatagacagctttagttttgcgtttgcaaccgaacgtaaaagcattacgtacgtaaagaaatagcgtcgtcctcactgcgcatgctcggaacgttattgggtttctgcggtttacgcaCGCTATGATAACGtgcgttatttggcgagtttcaCGTCCGTAATGTTTACGAACGCTAAGAAATGTCgctgtcgaacatggcggcacccatggctcccgcttcagcgtgaattctcgtgatggctatgCTCTccctcgcgttgatcgccagtaacgaTTGTAATGAGACTGCTGTAATGAGACAGCACTTTCAAGTGGCTgtggagttttatagagatttatacagtaccagtggcaccgacgatgataatggaagagagaatagtctagaggaatttgaaatcccagtagtaacgccggaagaagtaaagaaagccttgggagctatgcaaaggggaaaggcagcaggggaggatcaggtaacagcagatttgttgaaggatggtgggtagattgttctggaaaaacaggccaccctgtatacgcaatgcctcatgacctcgagcgtaccgaaatcttggaagaacaccaacataatcttaatccatgagaaaggagacgccaaagacttgaaaaattattgaccgatcagcttactgtccgttgtctacaaagtatttactgaggtaatcgcaaatagaatcagaaacaccttggacttccgtcaaccaaaggacgaagcaggattccgtaaaggctactcaacaatagaccgtattcacactatcaagaaggtgataaagaaatgtgcggaatataaccaaccgttatatatagctttcgttaaTTACGAGAGagcttttgattcagtcgaaacctcagcagtcatggcggcattacggaatcagggtgtagacgagccgtatgtaagaatactgaaagataactatagcggctccacagccaccgtagtcgtccataaagaaagcaacaaaatatcccaataaagaaaggcgtcaggcaggcagatacgatctctccaatgctattcacagcgtgtttacaagaggtattcagagacctggattgggaagaattggggataggagtcaatggagagtaccttagtaacatgccattcgcttatgatattgccttgcttagtaacacaggggaccaactgcaatgcatgctcactgaccaggagaggcaaagcagaaaggtgggtctaaaaattaatctgcagaaaactaaagtaatgtttaacagcctcgtaagagaacagcactttacgataggtagcgaggcactggaagtggtaaggaaatacatctacttaggacaggtcgtgactgcggatccggatcatgagacggaaataatcagaacaataagaatgggctggggtgcgtttggcaggcattgttagatcatgaacagcaggttgccattatccctcaagagaaaagtgtataacagctgtgtcttaccagtactcacgtacggaacagagacctggaggcttacgaaaagggttctacttaaattgaggacgacgcaacgggctatagaaagaagaatcataggtgtaaggttaagggataagaaaagagcagattgggggtgagggaacaaacgcgagttaatgagatcttatttgaaatcaagaaaaggaaatgggcaagGGCAGCACATGTAacgaggaaggaagataaccgatggtcattaagggttacggactggattccaagggaatggaagcgtagcaggcagcggcagaaagttaggtgggcggatgagattaagaagtttgcagggacaacatggccacgattagtacatgaccgaggtagctggagcagtatgggagaggcctttgacctgcagtgggcgtaaccaggatgatgatgatgatgatgattaactattgtaatgagctttcgctttctctaaacacACCTGAAAGGTTGGTTATGAACGCCCAGCGCGTCCagtttctgagatcgttcggcgattctgacACCCGTACGCCTAACGAGGCGCGTCGACATAGCAACAGcgggatggttgctaatggaccgtcttggcttggatacgtttggcaccaGGCGGCGCCCTTTTTTATAACGTTTTCTTTACGTTTGTGTTTCCGCAAGGTAAACTAAAGGACTTGAAAGGACACGCACCGTAACATCCCTCAAAGctgcttacgtttaacgtacgtaaggcgacaaacgttATTCTAAAATTATCTAATAATAGTGCAGCGATTCGCTATCTCCGAAGTGCAGCAACGTCACAGCTTACTCCGGAGTGGCCAGTCGGCCTCCTGCGGTATCCGCTGAACTCGAAGGCTCTGAAGGCCTCCTACACTTATCACTTTTCTTGCGTTCGCCTATCCTGTGTCTCGGCAGCTGCAGTAACGGCTTCGTAAGATGGGGTATCTGTATGTAATAATGTACCTGTGTTGCTATCTGTGTGTGCGGCACGCTTTCGACAATTTGGTCGTGTTTCAAGTGTGTAAACAACTTCATATATCATTGTGTTGATTGCTACGCTTCGTTGCCCATGCAGTCGATGTTGCTATTTGCTAACATTTCTGCGGTTCGTGCcgctttccttttcatttttctgcTTTTGCATTTATTGCTGCTCTCTGTTGCTAGGAGTGTGATTTTCTTGTATCCTAATGTTTCTACGCGTTGCTTGGATATATTTTTTTGTACTTTTgcctctcctgcttgggccctcTTTCGGGCCTGAagcgttctgtaaataaataaaaaataaataaattgctaatcagaaaattgtacagcaacatgaaaaatttccgatacagttttctgttgttcAACGCgcgctacacaaaagtgtttttccgaggcCGAAGGAAGCCCGCGAGGACCCGTAAAATTGCCGCGCGCCGCAATCTTGCGTGTATTCACGGCCTCCTTTGTTGCGAGGCAACCACCTTCCACCACACAAATTAAagtagttttgaaagaatacatCACCACATAACCGGAGTAAAGAGAGAGTATAAGTAGAGAGATATAAGGGTAAatgaaaggcagtgaggttaaccataACTGAGCCTGGTAGGCTACCATGCATCGGGGAAGGGAGGGAAAATATTCGGAGAGAAAGTCAGAAATTGATGTACACTCCAGTCGCCAACGTACGATGGGTGCCGAGCCACAGGCGGTCGTTCAAATTCGGCTGTTTTTCTTTGAGAATTGCAGTGGCGAATCTAAATAGGTTTACGAGGAAGCCAACACAGATAGCTGTTATTGTAGTCGATATTGAAGGAGTATTGACATGATATTTTTTACTGTTTATCACGTTTCTTTTTGCGTTAAGTGAAGTTTCAAGGCTCTAAATTCTAGCAAAATATATGCGCGCGCCTCAGAGTGACCTATATAATTTATTATAACAGAGATTTTTACTTTGCCCACCAACATCTTACGTTTGCGGATTGCCAGGTTTCCGGagacgtaaacgtgagcggccgggtTGGCTGCGTCATCCGGCAGCCCAgggctcaaccagacaaacacacacacttatTACTGCATAAATCGATTGCGTGCGAATTCGCTGCTGGAGTACATTTCGGGTAGCATTACGTGACCATTAACACGTTGCCTTGCTAAATTTCTTTTTGGACAAGGACACTGGCGTAACACGAAAACACGTCTAAGCCAACGTGGTCGAAGCATCACAAGATGTCGCTGCCCACGCTTTTGTCGCCGTAAACCCTATAGGGTAACCCGGTAAACCCGGTATGTGGACCGGGTTTACCGGGTTTGTGGACaagctaaaactgtctaatagctTTTCTACACCCACCACTGGAAAAATATTTGGAGGCCCAATCCACTCTGTCAAGATGGATTGCCAGCGAAGCTACTACCATCCGCTTAACCTGTTCTAGTCTAATGAATGAAATGAGTACGCCGTACAATGCAGTGTATAACCGTTTGTCGGCGTGGTACTTGCGGCGTTTCACCTCGTTCTCCGTTTGTCGTCTCTCGTCGCAGCTCAACCGAGCGCGTCGCTTGCGGTCCGTTTCTCTGAATCTCGCCCGACGCTCGGCCTCTTGGTTCGAAGGGTTTTGCCTGCAACGTTGCTTCGAGAGCCTGTATTGCTCCTTTCGACGGGCATCGTATTCCCGTTGCTGCACGGGAGTTCTTACTTTGCGTGGCCTACCCATAGCTCGTGTTCTAACTAAACCGCGCACATACGTTACGTACCATGCATGGTTTTATACGTGAACCGAGACATACGTATTCAGACGCACCTCGTACTAACGCCACTCGTTTCTACGCAGGAACCTCATAGCAGCGCGAACCCATTGCTCGGCGACCTCTCGCCGCGACAAATCACGCACGGTAACACCATGCCgcctgtgtgcgcgtgcgctacatgtgtttttttttttcgctaaatcgtcgatttctagaaagccgagttttctgcggaccgccacgaaagaatcgccggctggtagaggtaaacaaagatatttcagagcgatgactacaattgttaacccgcagagtgtacacattggcataaaatcaAGTCGCCCGTGTGTCACACGGTAAACTTTCTATCCGATCGGGCCTGATGTGGATTATGCACGACTGGGATCGGGTGCTGTTACACAGTAACTCTTGATCACAATTTTGCTCAATCCGAATCCAGACAATCGCGATCCGTGCATCGCGATCGAGCCTCTAGATCGCGATAGTAGGCTGAAAGCCATTTACTTCAGAGAGTTTCACATGATCAGCAGACGATAACTGCCTTACTCACAATGACAAAATATTTTCTGGAAAAAAGGTTCTATATTACAATTTTTACGGCACAATGGACAATGTTAATCAGTGTTTCGAACCCCCTAACGACACCCGGTGCGCTTGACCTCACCGAAACTCGATCCCGATCGTTGGACCATGAAGCAGCGATCATTGTCAATCGCGATCACGAAATTCGGTCCCGATCGCGCTCCATCGCGATCGAAATTGGGCTTGTGACACCGACATAAAACTGCCTGATTACCTCCATCGCGGGTTTCCCTAACCGCTATCAGATGTTCTAAGCCATGGTGTATGAGACTATATGAGACGGGAAGCTCACATGACTGGACCGGAGGAGTGCCTGGGGGTCTCATCGCGCCCTCTCATGAAGTCATCCATGAGTTCATAGTAGCGCCACCTGGGTCGAGTGACGGACCTCCCGTGAGCACGGGCTACCTCGTGCATCCGCTTCAGGTCCTTGTATTTGGTCTTCATGGTGCGGAACTTTTGGGCTGCGTGCTCACCTGCGAGCGATGATTTCTTTGAGCGAGCACCGATGACATTATTGTTAGGGAAAGCGCACACGATAGAAAAATAGACATGTACTGCACGAGGATGCCTGTGTGATCGCT
The sequence above is a segment of the Dermacentor variabilis isolate Ectoservices chromosome 7, ASM5094787v1, whole genome shotgun sequence genome. Coding sequences within it:
- the LOC142588008 gene encoding uncharacterized protein LOC142588008 isoform X7, which produces MPPRKYQTEEERKRAKALQRRQRYATRTEAARAAREERKRIRAAREREVREIQRAAEELRLARLLEKEEKRRAAEQQRRAKRAAAEQTAETKRHGSEDRHSKGGHLVISNIYSVAEQSPVVAAAESEAPIVPELWPSEQSVSDGPEKKKIKQEPHYDEDVSWDTNDSVDDRVDGESLSSNQAQAQQHRAEATLENTADTSMASTSASPTAGSQQDAFHFFGMMVADRLRRLPRGAALRALNAMHQVLFEHEEEAGF